ATGATCGGATATCAGGCTCAAGTCATCCCAGCGATACTTGCAGGGTTCGTCTTGGCATATTTAGAACGGTACTTGAGAGATAAAGTGCATAATTCCATTTCCATGATCGTCGTTCCATTTTTCGCTTTACTTCCAACTGTTATCATTGCCCACACCATTTTGGGGCCTTTAGGCTGGAAAATAGGTTCTGTCATTTCTACTGTTGTATATTCAGGATTGAATTCATCAGTTGGCTGGCTATTTGCTGCAGTTTTCGGCTTTGCCTACGCACCGCTTGTCATCACGGGACTGCATCACATGACAAATGCAATCGATCTTCAGCTCATGAGTGAACTTGGCGGTACGAACCTATGGCCGATGATCGCATTATCCAATATTGCACAAGGAACGGCAGTGCTTGCAATGATTTACATCAACAGAAAGGACCAGGAGGAAAGACAAGTTTCCATCCCCGCTACGATTTCATGTTATCTAGGTGTAACCGAGCCAGCCATGTTCGGGATTAACCTGAAATACGGCTTTCCGTTCTTAGCCGGTATGATCGGTTCACTTTTCGCGGGCATCGTTTCAGTCGGATCAGGAGTAATGGCAAATTCCATCGGTGTTGGGGGGATCCCGGGTATTCTATCCATCCAGCCACAGCACATGGGAATGTTTGCACTCGCGATGTTGGTTGCTTTCGTTGTGCCATTCATTTTGACTATTGTATTCTCCAAACGTCCTAAAATGAATTTGAAAACAAGAACGAAAACAACGAAATTAAATGCTTAATAACGTGGAGGGGGAGCATTCTCCCTCTTTTTTACCATACTGGCAAAAGAGACATCAGGGATAGCAGAGGAGGAATCATAATGAAGGATTTTAAAAAAAGTACCATCTATCAAATTTATCCGAAGTCATTTAAGGATTCGAACGGTGACGGCATCGGGGACATAAATGGTGTTATTGAAAAACTTGATTATCTGAATGAACTGGGAGTGGATTATATTTGGCTGACCCCTTTTTATCGTTCCCCTCAGAATGATAATGGATATGATGTAGCGGATTATACATCCATTGATCCTGTTTTCGGGACGATGGATGATTTCGAAAGATTGGTGAAGGAAGCTAATTCGCGGGATATCCAAATCATGTTGGATATGGTATTCAACCATACATCAACAGAGCATGAATGGTTCCAAAAAGCATTGTCTGGAGATAAAGAATATAAGGACTATTATATTTTCAAGAAATCGAAAGATGGAGAGCCCCCTACCAATTGGATTTCGAAATTCGGGGGCCCTGCATGGGAATATGTAGCGGAACATGATGAATACTACCTTCACTTGTTCGATCGGACCCAAGCTGATCTTAACTGGGAAAATCCCAGAGTAAGGCAGGAAATCTTCAATGTAGTTAACTTCTGGATGGATAAAGGTGTCAAAGGCTTCCGTTTGGATGTGATCAATCTTATTTCGAAACCTGACTTCTATGAAAATGACGATGATGGAGATGGACGCTGCTTTTATACAGATGGTCCCAAAATTCATCAATTCCTTAAAGAGATGCATGAAGAAACATTTGGGAAGGATGTAGAGGTGATGACTGTAGGGGAAATGTCATCGACGACCATTGACCATTGCATCAAATATTCATCTCCAGTTGAAAAGGAGCTGTCCATGGTATTCAGTTTCCATCATCTAAAGGTGGATTATAAAGATGGGGAAAAGTGGTCACTGGCAGATTTTGACTTCAGGCAGTTAAAGGAGATCCTAAGCAGCTGGCAGTATGGGATGCAAGAAGGAAATGGATGGAATGCCCTGTTCTGGTGCAACCATGACCAGCCGAGGATCGTATCCAGGTTTGGGAATGATCAAGAGTATCATAAGGAATCTGCCAAGATGCTGGCAACAGCCATTCATATGCTTAGGGGAACCCCTTATATTTATCAAGGGGAGGAAATAGGAATGACCAACCCGAAATTCAATGATATTGGTCAATATCGGGATGTGGAATCGATTAATTATTATAATATTTTAAAAGAGGCAGGCAAGAATGAAAAGGATATAATCGAAATTCTTCAGGCTAAATCCCGTGATAATTCTCGAACTCCCATGCAGTGGGAAGATACGGAGCACGTAGGCTTTACAAAAGTGACGCCATGGATTTCAGTGCCTGAAAATTCTAAGGTAATAAACGCTGAACACGCATTGAAGGAACGGGATTCCATTTTTCATCATTACCAAAAACTTATATTCTTACGCAAGAAACATGATATCATTGCATATGGGGATTACCAGGAAATTCTTGGCGACCATGACCAATTGTTCGCATATGTTCGCAGTTATAAAGATGAGAAACTTTTGGTCATCAATAACTTTTATGCAAAAGAAGCGTCCTTCAAGATTCCAAAAGATATGGTCCTATTTGGATACAACTCAGAGCTCTTGCTCTCAAACTATATCGATTCGAAAGAACTTGCAGGTGATTTTATCCTTCGTCCCTATGAATCGGTTGCCTATTTGTTGAAAAAGGACAAGTAGCAGACAAGAAAAATATATTGTGGTGATGAAATGAACAGCAAATATCTATCGCTATATAGTGATATCGTTTCAAAAATTGAAGAAGGAACCTTTCCGACAAATTCAAAGCTTCCTTCCGAAAGCAGCTTCATGGAAGAGTATGGCATATCCAGGGATACTGTGAGAAAGTCATTACAGTTGCTTGAACAAAATGGATATATCCATAAAATCAAAGGCAAGGGTTCATTTGTCTTGGATTTCAGCAAATTTAATTTTCCTGTAGCAGGGTTGATTTCCTATAAAGAAATGGTGGAAAAGTTGAATTTGCATTCCAGAACGATCATCCATAAGTTGGAGCTTGAGACTCCTGACGCAAACATGTCAAAGCTTCTGGACTTAACGGATGGTGGTAAAGTATGGAAAGTGTTTCGGGCACGGCAAATCAACGGCAAGAAAATCATACTGGATAAAGACTATTTCAAAAGCGAGTTCGTAACCAACCTGACGAAGGAAATTTGTGAGGATTCGATTTATGGATATATTGAAAAGGGACTCGGACTCCAGATCGGTTTTTCCAATAAGGAAATTACCGTGGAGCCATGCAGTGAAGAAGATAGACAATTATTGGACATTGAAGACTTCGATATGGTGGCAGTTGTGAAAAGTACGGTCCATTTAATCGATGGAAGCTTGTTTCAGTATAGTGAATCCAGGCATAGACCCGATAAATTCAAGTTCACGGACTTTGCACGAAGAACTTGGTGAATGCGAAAGGTAATTGATGAATGGCAGGCTAGAGATGAAATGAAAAAACAATTAGATTGCCAAGGGAAATGCTGCAGAATTATATGGAAGAGATGGAATGATTCATGAAAGGTCAGCTCCATTCAAAAAGAGAAGGTCGCCGTGGCGGCCTTTTTGACTGCTGTTCAATGTATCCCAGCACGTAAATGGCTGCCACAAACGTTTGTAAATGCAGATGGACCGTTTTTCAAGGAGTGGCCACTAAGTACATTGATAATTACCTTTTCTGGCACCAATTTCTTAGTTGAATAAAAAAGTGCCTTTTCAAGAACGCCTAAAAGATTTGTTTCTTACACCCTGTAAACGAGTATATTTTTCAACCGCTCCAAGTTAAGAGCGTAAAAAACGTGGCATTATCAACCAAGTTTTTATCGGAACTTGTAACTATAAATCTTTTCTGCAAAAAAGCATACAATCAAACCGATAATTAATGGAACCAACGAACCAGCTGAAATGAAGAAGCCGTTTCCGTTCTCTGTATATTCGTGATGGAACATTAACCAAGGAATAGTAAACATATTACCAACCAGATAAAGCATTCCTGTCGTCAATACAAATGAACCAAAGGTAACTATGAAGCTCTTTAATTTCATCTAAACACCTCCTAATTAGATATTAACAGACCTTTCAGTTATTTCTAATATTATACAATTCATTTTTCTGGTAGCAACAATCTTTTAGAAAAGAGCCTTTTATTTTTAAACGAACGGGGGGAGAGGAGGATCATCAAACCATTAGTTTGACGATCCTTCTGCTTGTTTGGGAGTATGGGAAGCATTTAGTAACACCACTCCACCAATGATTAATACTAAGCCACCTAATGTAGTGATACTAAATGGCTCACTCCATAATAGTACGCCAATTAATGCAGTTAAAGCTGTGCCTATTCCTGACCAAATGGCATAAGCTAAGCTTAACGGAATTGTTTTAAGACATATAGATAAGCTATAAAATGCAATTCCAAATCCTATTATAACCCCAAGTGAAGCGAATAAATGCGTGAATCCTTCAGACAACTTAAGCATGGTCGTACCAAAGACTTCGCTTAAGATGGATATTCCTAAAGCCATGTATCCTTTCATACTATCACCTCCGATTACTAAATTGTTAATTGCCTCCACTTGAGAGCTTCAAAACCACCACTCCTCCAATGATCAGGACTAAACCTAAAAATTTTTTCACGTTAAAGCTTTCTTTATAAACGATAACTCCTACTAAAGCAGTTAAAGCTGTGCCTATTCCAGACCAAATGGCATAAGCCGTTCCTAGCGGTATGGTTATTAATGATAACGATAGGCAATAAAAAGCCAAACCCATTCCAATTACCACACCTATGGAAGGGAATAACCTTTTAAACCCGTTTGATATTTTTAACATCGAACTGCCAAACACTTCACTTAGGATGGCTATTGCCAAAAATGCATAAGGATTCAAGATGAACTCCTCCTAAATATTGATCTATTTTTTCAATCACTTCCCCAAGAATCTTATCATCTAAAGGACTCATATAAAACTAATACTGCCTATAGTCAGTTTCATATTTACTGTCATTGCAGTACACGCTCAATATTAGGCTGAAGGTGATGCAATAAGCCGCTTCTTCGGACCTGACGGCAACATATAAGTAGGGCGAACAGGAATTTTCAGGAATTTTGTCGAATTATTCCTTTAACGATTATATTGGGGTGAACTTATTTCATGGAATTTATAATAAACAAAGAATGCTTTAATAAGGCGATTACAGATGTCAGCCATGCCGTTTCCATAAAAACACATATTCCCATTTTATCAGGAATAAAGATAGTGGCTAATAGCGATTGCTTAACCCTTCTTGGCGGTAATTCCGATATTGTCATTGAAAAAAACATTCCTTTAACGATTGACGGTGTAATGAAATTGGAGGTTTTTAAAAAGGGCACGGTTGTATTATCGGCAAAATATTTAAGTGAAATCGTTAAAAAATCACCTGATGTCATTCATGTAAAGATGAACGAAAATCAATCGGTTACAATCCAATCAAATGAAATAGTAACAAACCTAAATGGGTTACATTCCGGGGAATATCCAAATCTTCCTCAAGTGGAGGAAGCTGGTTATTTTAATATCCCAAGTGTTGAATTATTGGAAATCATAAAACAAACAGTGTTTGCCGTTTCTAAAAGCGGTGTAAGACCTGCTTTGACAGGAGTCAATTTGTCAATCAAGGATAACAAGCTTTCTTGTGTTGCAACAAATTCCCATCGTTTAGCGTTAAGAGAACTTCCGTTAGAATCGAAGGTGAATGGGTCATTCACCGTTCCAAGTAAATGCCTTAATGAATTAACCAAGTTAATTAATAATGAAGCAGGTATCATACATATTTTCATCACAAAAAGTTATATCGTCTTTAAAGCAAATACTATCTCACTGTATTCAAGGCTGATTGAAGGTAATTACCCGAATGTATCAGGATTGCTGCCCCAAGATTTGAAAACGATCATCACCATGGATACCAATGCACTATTAAAGGGTATTGATAGGGCCTGCCTTTTTGCAAGTGAATGGAGAAATAACAATGTTCATTTAGAAATCTTGGATAATAGTAAGCTAAGGATATCTTCTAATTCATCGGAATTAGGGAAGATAGAAGAAACGCAAAGCATCAAGGCAATCAGAGGTGATGCGGGGTTAAGTATATCACTGGATGGAAGTTTTTTATTGGATGCCTTAAAAGCGATAAAAGAAAAAGAGGTAAAGCTAAGTTTTGGTGGTCCAATGAAACCTATCTTAATCGAGCCAAGCGATAATTCCTCCTATCTTCATCTAATTTCACCAGTGAGAACATACTAAAGCGGAAAGACTGTAGGAAAAGAATAACAGGGGTGAATCGCCAACCGGTAACATCGGATTAATGAAATGACTTAAGACCCCAAAAAAGTCGGATTTATCCTTACTGAGTTTATTGATGTGAAATGAAGCCATGCGCAATTCCATTTCATCCATGGCGATTTGTACAAGTGACTTGAGAATATCCTACTCTGCTTCTGTAATCGCACGCGCCTTATAATCAATGATGCACATCTAGGTAACAGAATTCTTTTAATAAGAACGTCAGGAAAAAGCGAATGTAAGATTATGTATTTATCAGTCGTATTGCCTTGCTTGAGTACTGTCGGAAGATTTTATTTTAAAATAAACCACGGTAGAATATATGAAATAAATATGACCCTATGATAGCTAAATACTCACGATTCGTTTTGCAGTAGTGATTATTCTCCTATATCCAGTAAGGAACGCACCAAGTACAATACCTGAGCATTTAAGCCAATGGAGCTTCATTTTATAACATGGGAAAATAAAAAGATGAAACAAAATAAGAAAGGGGGAGAACAAGTCATACTATGACTCGCTCTCCTTTTTGTTCTTAGTAAACCGCCACTTCAATCATACAGTAAGATCGAAACTACTGCTGGGTAGTTCTTTTTCCAAATGCAAAACTAATACAATAACTGCTAAAATGCCTTATTTTCATGTGTTCTGATTGTTCTTTATCTACATAACAACCAAACATACTATTTCCTCTATTACTATATCTTTTAATAGAAAGGGGGAAGAAAGAGTGCAATCACCTTGTATCTTAGAAGTTGATGATCAATTCTTTTTAGTCACTGAAATTGATGATGTATCTACACTTAGAATCCGTATTTCCGCTCTATTGGCATCATCTTTAATAGGATTAGGATTCCCAGACTGCGGCGAATAGGTCAATTTCCCAACATTTTTCAGGTATCCCACTTCAATAATGCTTGTGCATAAACTATACAAAACTAGTTAATCAGATGTATCGGCATGTAAAAAAGGATCTACTATAGGAAGATCCCTTTTTACTACTTCTTCACTAACAAAGTTCTTTAACTTCAGCACATTTGAAGCTTTCTGATGAAATACGTACTTTTTCAAAAGCCACTCTTGTCTGATGCTGGCTTTCTTAGCCAAATAAACGTGCCGGTCTAACAAAGGTTTTGTTTAGCTTTTAATTACGGGCACTATAGAGTTAATCTTCCCTTATTTAGGTAAGTTCTTCATTATCCATTGTTTAATTAACTTAGCGACTTGGGGCGGCGAAGTGGTAGAAGTGTCTAAAGTAGGTTTTGGTGGAACTGATGTTTTGGCTTCTTGAACTAACTTCTCAGATAGTGCATTCATATAATTAATGCTGTCAGCCGTCCATTTGCCACGAGCCGATAATCGTTGTGTACGAGCTTCACCGTTACAATAAAGATGCAGGTAATGACTGGATTAAAGAAAGGGAAATGGTCGCAAATTTCAACATTATATGGATCGGGTACTTTGCCGAATAATACGGAATTACGTCCGGAATAAGCACTATAATAGGCAACTTTCAACCAATTATCACAAGCTGTTAGATAATCGTCATTGTTAACGATAAGATCTATATCAAATACATTGAAATCCACCATGAGTTTCTGCAATTCCAGTGAGGTTGCTGATTTTCCTGAGCCACTAATGCCAGTTACAATAAAAAGAGGGAAAGTCATGATCATCACCTTCCAGTATGTTGAGGAAATAGGTTACAAATATCATAAAGATATTTTCACTATATTTATTAGTTTTTTGAAACTGTTGTTTCGCGCCTTTTTTACCCAGATGTAAAAAGAAACTTGAAGGCATATGTATGTTTTAGGAATGGGGTTCTTCTTTACGGCTAGGATTGTACTTTTGGAATTTGGACGTTGCTTGGTTTGTAATATAAAAATACACAGGTTTATAGAAAGGGGATAATTATGATTGTTAGTCAAACCTGGGATCATGAAGTGATTGCAAAATTAAATCAAAATGTTCACAATCTGCATGCAAAACTATATCCGAGGTATTTTAAGGAATATGATTATTGTGCAATGAAGGGAACTTTCGAAAGGTTGGTGAAAAATAACAGTTTTGTTTTTCTCGTTTTAAAAGAACTTGAAGAACCGATCGGTTACGCATGGATTGAATTTAAAACCTATCCAGAAAGCGCTTTTAAAAATGAGTATAAATCAGTATATGTGCATCAGCTTAGTATCACTGAAAGTCAAACCCAAAAAGGTTACGGTAAAAAACTAATGAATGAGGTCTATGAAATGGCTAAAAAGAACGATATAGATTTAATTGAACTGGATTATTGGTGTGAAAACATTGCTGCAAAAGAGTTTTATAAGAAACAAAACTTTAAAATGTATAGGGAATTTGCATTTAGACAGTTGTAAACCCTTTGAATGTCAATTTCAAAGGTTGATGGAAGGAATGAATAAAAACCCCGAATCGGGGTTTTTAATTAATATCTTAACATTCTCCTCGAAAGACTGGGGGGTTGAGGAACTCCACAAACAAAGCTTTGGCTATAACACTCTTTCACGATACTTCGGGTATGCGGAATATATGTGGTGAAATGTTTATTCACGGTAGTTGTATGTGTCGGATGAAAAACTGGAATCACGTTGTTAATGACATTAGTTTTAACATTTTGCTTTGTCGGGGAGATTTGAGGTGGATTATACTGAGTAGGCATTCTGTGAGGCGGGAAATATTGTGGTGGACATTGACCGCCTTTCGGATGCCCCCAGGGCTTATTATACATTTAAACACCTCCTGGATTTTTTTGAGAGTCATTGTTAGTTTATGAAAAAAATTGATAAAGGGACTGGTATAGATGCCTTTATCAAAAGTTCATATACATATTATAATTTTCGATCAATTAAAAAATGAATAAACATTAATTTAAACGAATTTGGTTAATTGCTTGGCGAACAAATGACTCGTGTCTTTTCCTCCAGCTATTTTCCTTGCTTTTTTCCAAGCCCCATTCAGGAAATGTAGATAACCGTAACGCGGCAAATAATTGCCAGAATGGTAAGTTTGTAAAATTCAACTCCGGCATCATGGATTTATATTGATGGGTGAAGTCATCCATCGCTTGCATTCCAAAATGATATGAAATTTCGAGTTGACTATTGGCAAGGTCAGCCAAAGGGTCCCCTATGCCTGAGTCTTCCCAATCAATTATGGAAACTAGTTTATCCTCTTTCCATAATATATTTCCTGGCCAATAATCACCATGAAGGATCACTTTTTTATTCATGGAGGGTAATGGCATGAAAGATTTTAACAAATCTCTAATCATGCTTAGATTTAATGTTTCGTCCAAGAGTACCCTTTCTTTATTATTTAACATCTCAACATATGTATTTTCTACTTTAGGCAGGAATGATAAAGATAGATCTGCACAATCAACACGGTGGATTTTTGCTAGATTGATTGCCAATTGTAAGATATGATCATTAAGATTTGAGGGGGAGAATTCTGACTTACCCTCAATAAATTCGAGAATTATGCATGGCTTGGAAAATATCTCGCAGGATTTCTCAAGGTAATATGGCATCGGTACAGGCAAACCGGCAGCTTTCAATATCCCTAAGAGCTGGTGTTCATCTGCTGCAATATTCGGATTCCGTTTCAAGTCATTATCACCGTGCTGACGAACGATCATTTTTACGATCCGCCCTGACGATTGTAATAGTTCTAGTCCTGTCACCTGTGCAGAAATACCGCCTTTTAATTCCCATGCGCGAATTAGCTTGTTTCCTTGATCAAACTTTTGAACCAATCGTTCAAACTTATCATATTCGTTCATCATATGTCATCTCCTAATCCCGTTCATTGTTAAGGAATTTAAGTTCACATTTTCCTATAACTTTCGCGAAAAATTCAAAGGCCTCATTGCTGCAAATTCAATAAATGAAACCAATAGCTTGTTACAGTAATTTAAACAAGTGAGGTGTGCTGAAAATGAAAATTGGAAAATATAAAGTGGATGCACCAACAGGGACGTTACAATATCATATTACTGAAAACGGAAATCCAAATAAAGTTTTTTAACGGTGGTGCTGGACCGATAGAGGGGTGGATGAAAATCCTCCCGGCAATTTCGGAATCTGAATCAGTATTTTCCTATTATCGTTTTGATGTTGCTGGCAGCGATAAACCGAAGGAAAACCAAGACGGGATAAATATTGTTAACATTTGAGCCCCCTTATTTATTGGTGGGACATTCCCCAGGCGGCTTATATGCTAGCAATAAATAAAATAAACCATCAACAATTAATTAAGCTTTTTGTTTGAGCATTATTGTTAATGCTGACTTTTTCTTAAATCGCTCAATCTCCTCCACCACTATTTTTATAGATGGGTTATTCCCCATTAATTCCTGCTGATGCCTAAGTGAAAAAAAGCAGATAGCTTTTTCAAAAAATTCTCGTCCATTGGGCGAATGTCATAATATAAAAGGCAAAAAACACCTAATGGTGTGTATATTTTTGGAATCCAGGCGAGATGAAGAATACTATATCTTTTGAAACTTCTTTAATAATCCGATAGTTATATGTACAAGCATTTGTTCTTGCTTAACATAAGATTAATAGAGGTGATAGAAATGGTGAAAGTATTTATTGATCCCGGCCATGGAGGTACGGATCCAGGCTCGGTGGGGAATGGATTAAGAGAAAAGGATTTAACTTTATCCATTGCAACTCGAATTAAAGATATCTTATTAATAGAATATAATAATGTTTATGTAAAAATGAGCAGGACCCAAGATACGTACCCCTCCTTAAACGATCGTACGAATGCAGCGAACGCGTGGGGAGCGGACTTTTATCTCTCCATCCACATAAATGCCGGCGGCGGAACCGGGTACGAGGATTACATCTATACGTCCACTAACCAGGTCACGAAAACGTATCAAGATCATATTCATTCAGAGGTCATGAAGCTTATCAACATCCAAGACAGAGGACAAAAAACAGGAGATTTACATGTACTTCGTGAAACGGACATGCCTGCACTCCTGTCTGAAAATGGATTTATCGATAATGTCAATGACGCAGCCAAATTGAAAACGGCTTCCTTTATCGAATCACTCGCTCGCGGACATGTAAACGGTTTAGTTAAATGCTTCAATCTTACAAAGAAAAGTATAGCTGTATACCACACTGTCGTTAGTGGGGATACCGTATACTCCTTAAGCATCGCTTATGGCAGTACGGTTCAGCAAATTAAAGATTGGAACGGTCTTGACAGTCAGTACAACATTACGGTAAACCAGAAGTTGCGTGTTAAATGAATAATTAATAATTGACTGGTTAAATTATTTATAACTTCCAGAAGCACTCCACGCAGGAAGCCCTTCTCAAAAAGAGAGGGGCTTTTCCAGGTTCAAGAATATGTATGTAATGAAATCATCATGTACATTCTACTGTCCTGTTTTGTCCATCACTTGGATAATAGTGGAGGGTGTGAAATGTAAGCTATGCTTTTTCATATAGACTGACACAAATTTAAATGGATTCTTTGTAATGGCATATAAAAAGCACAAACCATAATGGCTTGTACCTAAAATGTATCAGCAAATAACTGAATTGAATCTATGTATTGTTGCTCATTAACCTTTTATTTTCCTTTAAGTAAAGTAACCCTCGAGATGGATATTAATCGTATATTTTAATGGCTTGAACCACTTTTCCTAAAATACGGACTCTATCATTTTTGATGTTATAGGTTTTGTCTTCATAAAAAGGATCCGTGCTGCAGGGAGTGAGGGTGATGTTTTCTTCATTGATATTCACTTTTTTGACTGTTGCATCGTGACCATTTACTAAAACGACACCAATTTTTCCGTTTTCAACGAAGTTCGTTTTTTCAACGAGAATCAATGATCCGTCACTGAATTCTTCGTTCATGCTATTGCCATTCACTCTAAGGAAAAAATATTCTTTATTCGATTTTAGCATCGAATTTAATGTCGGCATATAGGCTTCAATATATTCATTGGTAAAATGAGGATCTCCAGCAGGGATATTTCCGTAAACACCAATTAATCTTACATTCTTTTCATTTAGGAATTCCATTCCAGGATTATTTCTATCGGCAGGTGCTCCTTCAATCAGGTGGGATAGCGGTATTTCAAAGCATGTGGACATCATGCTCAATTTATCCATTAAAGGTTTATTCCTTCCGGATTCCCAGGCCGATACTGCTGTTGGGGCCACTTTTAAAATATTTGCCAAATCTTCTTGTGTCATTTTTCTTTCTTTTCTTAACATTTTAATCCGTTCACCAATGTGCATATTTCTTCACCTCTTACTTGAATATACACTATGAGTGAAAGTGAGTAAACTTAAAGAGCGTGAATTTTGCGAAAAGTTGTTGGAAACTATACTTCAAGTGTGGTATTATTTTTTTAGACAGGTGGTGACAAAGATATGACAAACATTAAATTCACACTTAAACAAGCGAGGAAGTATAAAGGATTGACTCAAGATGAAATGGCTAAAGTGCTGAAGATGGCCAAGAGGACTTACATTGACTATGAGCAATATAAGATTCCTTTGCGAATCGATAAGGCTTATTTATTTGCTGAATGTGTAGGATTCTCAATCGACGAGATCATTTTTTTTGACCCTCACCTACACTTCAAATGTAGTTCATAGTTCAAGTGTACCAGCGTTTCTTCAACAGACTGACCATTCGTAATGTAAAGTCCAATCCATACACTCTTAACTTCCGTTGGAGAAGATTCAAGGAATGATGGAAAGAAGGTGAACAAAGTGGAAAGGGAAGTTGCAGTAGGAGCTGCTGCCGTTAGCACATATTAGATTGGAAGGAATTTCGTGGGGAGGCCATTGAGGATATCATTGTACACGACGGTGTTGTCAAATTGGATTATCATTGAAATTATTGATCCTAATTCTCAGGATGAAATACACGTATGTCGGAGGAAGAGGGGGAAGTATTTTTAAGGAGTAAAAATCCAAACTTCTTGATGTTCCTTAATAAAAAGGCTGTATGCTGAAAA
This sequence is a window from Brevibacillus sp. JNUCC-41. Protein-coding genes within it:
- a CDS encoding phosphotransferase family protein, with the translated sequence MMNEYDKFERLVQKFDQGNKLIRAWELKGGISAQVTGLELLQSSGRIVKMIVRQHGDNDLKRNPNIAADEHQLLGILKAAGLPVPMPYYLEKSCEIFSKPCIILEFIEGKSEFSPSNLNDHILQLAINLAKIHRVDCADLSLSFLPKVENTYVEMLNNKERVLLDETLNLSMIRDLLKSFMPLPSMNKKVILHGDYWPGNILWKEDKLVSIIDWEDSGIGDPLADLANSQLEISYHFGMQAMDDFTHQYKSMMPELNFTNLPFWQLFAALRLSTFPEWGLEKSKENSWRKRHESFVRQAINQIRLN
- a CDS encoding N-acetylmuramoyl-L-alanine amidase family protein, with the protein product MVKVFIDPGHGGTDPGSVGNGLREKDLTLSIATRIKDILLIEYNNVYVKMSRTQDTYPSLNDRTNAANAWGADFYLSIHINAGGGTGYEDYIYTSTNQVTKTYQDHIHSEVMKLINIQDRGQKTGDLHVLRETDMPALLSENGFIDNVNDAAKLKTASFIESLARGHVNGLVKCFNLTKKSIAVYHTVVSGDTVYSLSIAYGSTVQQIKDWNGLDSQYNITVNQKLRVK
- a CDS encoding helix-turn-helix transcriptional regulator, whose translation is MTNIKFTLKQARKYKGLTQDEMAKVLKMAKRTYIDYEQYKIPLRIDKAYLFAECVGFSIDEIIFFDPHLHFKCSS
- a CDS encoding LexA family protein; the protein is MHIGERIKMLRKERKMTQEDLANILKVAPTAVSAWESGRNKPLMDKLSMMSTCFEIPLSHLIEGAPADRNNPGMEFLNEKNVRLIGVYGNIPAGDPHFTNEYIEAYMPTLNSMLKSNKEYFFLRVNGNSMNEEFSDGSLILVEKTNFVENGKIGVVLVNGHDATVKKVNINEENITLTPCSTDPFYEDKTYNIKNDRVRILGKVVQAIKIYD